In Macadamia integrifolia cultivar HAES 741 chromosome 1, SCU_Mint_v3, whole genome shotgun sequence, a single window of DNA contains:
- the LOC122072597 gene encoding uncharacterized protein LOC122072597 produces MGVAAEDILDCIPAIITIEDNDFLSSSPSDEEIKAAVFDMDPSSAPGPDSFPGSFFRKCWHVVGHEILAMHLSSLLTRLIFDEQGAFQRGKVISSNICLALELANMMHSKAFGGGLALKIDIQKAYDTLDWTFLFDVMLKFGFSQILIDRIHQILLSTRLSVLINGGPVGFFNVERGLCQGDPLSSILFIIAEEVLCRGLHSLKMEKKL; encoded by the exons ATGGGGGTAGCGGCTGAAGATATTCTTGATTGTATCCCTGCGATCATCACTATTGAGGATaatgattttctttcttcttctccatctgaTGAGGAGATTAAGGCTGCAGTCTTTGATATGGACCCATCTAGCGCTCCAGGTCCAGATAGTTTCCCTGGATCTTTCTTCCGCAAATGTTGGCATGTTGTGGGACATGAG ATTTTGGCTATGCACCTTTCTTCTCTACTCACTCGGCTAATTTTTGATGAGCAAGGGGCGTTCCAGAGAGGAAAGGTGATCTCTTCTAATATTTGTTTGGCGTTAGAATTGGCCAATATGATGCACTCTAAGGCTTTTGGAGGAGGCTTAGCTCTAAAGATAGATATTCAAAAGGCGTATGACACGTTGGATTGGacttttttatttgatgttaTGCTCAAGTTTGGATTTTCCCAAATCCTCATTGATCGCATTCATCAGATTCTGCTTTCTACTCGACTTTCGGTGTTGATTAATGGGGGACCAGTTGGTTTTTTCAATGTGGAGCGTGGTCTTTGCCAGGGTGATCCGTTATCCTCCATTCTGTTTATTATTGCTGAAGAGGTTTTGTGTCGTGGTCTCCATTCTCTTAAAATGGAGAAGAAGCTTTGA